In Pleurocapsa sp. PCC 7319, the following are encoded in one genomic region:
- a CDS encoding response regulator transcription factor has translation MSKVLIVEDSLAQRQMISDLLKGSGLKVTVACDGVEALEHLETFNPDIVVMDIVMPRMNGYELCRRLKSDPKTQNVPVVMCSSKGEEFDRYWGMKQGADAYIAKPFQPVELIGTVKQLLRA, from the coding sequence ATGAGCAAAGTTCTAATCGTAGAAGATAGTTTGGCACAAAGACAAATGATTTCCGATCTTTTGAAAGGTAGCGGACTTAAAGTAACCGTTGCTTGCGATGGAGTAGAAGCCTTAGAGCATCTGGAGACATTTAACCCTGACATTGTCGTAATGGATATTGTGATGCCCAGAATGAATGGCTATGAACTATGTCGTCGCTTGAAATCAGATCCTAAAACTCAAAATGTTCCCGTGGTTATGTGTTCTTCCAAGGGAGAAGAATTTGATCGTTATTGGGGCATGAAACAAGGTGCAGATGCCTATATTGCTAAACCTTTTCAACCAGTAGAATTAATTGGTACTGTCAAACAGTTGCTTAGAGCCTAA
- a CDS encoding chemotaxis protein CheW — protein MVSNPELYTESGLDLSLDIQPLENPEGELHLRFYLASGEACAFPATGIAEVMQQTPDQIAPIPNASPLLLGTINLRGKVIWVADLGQFLGDSGVLKTDRPTIPVIAIEDQEQILGLAINSIGDMDWLDVEQLEIYHPPSDTMAPFVQAQWQVEDSSNQIINLLDPGKILRSARWAT, from the coding sequence ATGGTTAGCAACCCAGAACTGTATACCGAGAGTGGTCTTGATTTATCTTTAGATATACAGCCATTAGAAAATCCGGAAGGAGAACTTCATCTTCGTTTCTACTTAGCTTCGGGTGAAGCCTGTGCCTTTCCCGCAACTGGTATTGCTGAAGTAATGCAACAAACACCAGATCAGATTGCCCCAATTCCCAATGCTTCTCCCCTGTTATTGGGAACCATTAATTTGAGAGGAAAGGTGATCTGGGTGGCAGATTTAGGGCAATTTCTAGGAGATAGTGGAGTTCTCAAAACGGATCGTCCCACAATTCCTGTCATTGCGATCGAAGATCAAGAGCAGATATTAGGTTTAGCAATCAATAGCATTGGAGATATGGATTGGTTGGATGTAGAGCAACTAGAAATCTACCATCCTCCATCAGATACTATGGCTCCTTTCGTTCAAGCGCAATGGCAAGTAGAAGATTCAAGTAATCAAATTATTAATTTATTAGACCCGGGTAAGATTCTTAGATCTGCACGATGGGCTACTTAA
- a CDS encoding methyl-accepting chemotaxis protein, whose translation MASGTNYSQEYGQAEKAYLESDFSQAAKIIDHLAEEFPNDPNVLLLRGHIYCYGFQNYELARKQYESVLKLSEEQDLLDFASSGIEQVEQLQQQSEDSFDESNFELTELLDEEAIEEAENSIEIDFADDNKIEENFVSEDFDLSHNLDSEFNDAAIDSDINHSFIPSVEDSFGNPFAGEQEPNSEDLASTDEDSDAQDPFAQFEQESSSASEDLPAMEQLEVHNSSTFMVDSEDEDDFLPEYDDEELAVNQTEYQSDYDDSSELEIDTVLTEPFSMEANEDYGLVDVPEQEGLDYQDELEFDEIDSSFFDLEELEQGLPDTGLFNVPEDANNPSLSLANDLAAESSELNPEEIAISDPVSPTTTAFSALPEEPQVDVNQGALASFINAPMSKKQLLTAGVTGLVSAIAVLVIGTIGSTVLKSDSAKPFKGIPNNLVLALVAGASSLGTAAVLGNITAKHVAKASQDLQTQFDDVYQGNLNAQATVYAQDEFGQLANGFNRMTRVILTTTQEAQRRAEETEQAKEDLQRQVIRLLDDVEGAARGDLTVQATVTADVLGAVADAFNLTIQSLREIVRQVKEAAEQVNKGSTDSELFARNQSSEALRMAEELAVTLNSVQMMTESIERVAENAREAEEVARSSSVTALKGGKAVERTVSGIFQIRETVSETARKVKRLAEASQEISKIVLLISQIAERTNQLALNASIQAAKAGEAGRGFAVVADEVRQLADRSAKSLKEIEQIVLQIQSETGSVMTAMEEGIQEVIDVTDRAEQAKTALEDIIQVSNRIDTLVRSITADTVEQRENSRAVAQVMQSVELTAQATSQESQRVGGALQSLVGIARGLLSSVERFRIDKGEE comes from the coding sequence ATGGCATCAGGTACTAATTATTCACAAGAATACGGACAGGCAGAAAAAGCTTATTTAGAAAGTGATTTTTCTCAAGCAGCAAAAATCATCGATCATTTAGCTGAGGAATTTCCCAATGATCCTAACGTTTTGTTGCTGCGGGGTCATATCTATTGTTATGGATTTCAAAACTATGAGTTAGCCAGAAAGCAATACGAGAGTGTATTGAAATTAAGTGAAGAGCAAGATTTACTAGATTTTGCGAGTAGTGGTATCGAACAGGTAGAGCAATTACAGCAGCAATCAGAAGATTCTTTTGATGAAAGTAATTTTGAACTGACAGAATTACTTGATGAGGAAGCAATTGAGGAAGCTGAAAATTCAATTGAAATTGATTTTGCCGACGATAACAAGATTGAAGAAAATTTTGTTAGTGAAGATTTTGATCTGAGTCATAATCTTGACTCAGAGTTCAACGATGCAGCTATAGACTCAGATATAAACCATAGTTTTATTCCTTCAGTTGAGGATTCATTTGGCAATCCTTTTGCTGGTGAGCAAGAACCAAACTCTGAAGACTTGGCATCAACTGATGAAGATAGCGATGCTCAAGATCCGTTTGCTCAATTTGAGCAGGAGTCATCTTCGGCTTCCGAAGATTTGCCCGCTATGGAGCAATTAGAAGTTCATAATAGCTCTACTTTTATGGTGGATTCAGAGGATGAAGACGACTTTCTCCCTGAGTATGATGATGAGGAATTGGCAGTCAATCAGACTGAATATCAAAGCGACTATGACGATAGTTCTGAGTTAGAGATTGATACAGTTTTGACTGAACCTTTTTCAATGGAGGCAAATGAAGATTATGGTCTGGTAGATGTTCCAGAACAAGAAGGATTAGACTATCAAGATGAACTGGAATTTGATGAGATTGACAGCAGTTTCTTTGACCTCGAAGAGCTTGAACAAGGATTACCTGATACGGGCTTGTTTAATGTTCCTGAAGATGCTAACAATCCTAGTCTAAGTCTTGCCAATGACTTAGCTGCGGAATCTAGTGAACTTAATCCAGAAGAAATTGCTATCAGTGACCCAGTTTCACCTACCACTACAGCATTCTCAGCCTTGCCAGAAGAACCACAAGTAGATGTCAATCAAGGAGCTTTAGCCAGTTTTATTAATGCTCCTATGAGCAAGAAACAATTGCTTACGGCTGGAGTAACAGGATTAGTTTCGGCGATCGCAGTTTTAGTAATTGGTACTATTGGTTCTACAGTACTCAAATCTGATTCTGCTAAACCCTTTAAAGGTATACCCAACAACCTTGTTTTGGCATTAGTAGCTGGCGCCAGCAGCCTAGGCACAGCAGCAGTATTAGGTAATATAACGGCTAAACACGTAGCCAAAGCTAGTCAAGATTTACAAACTCAGTTTGATGATGTTTATCAGGGTAATCTGAATGCTCAGGCTACCGTTTATGCTCAAGATGAGTTTGGTCAGCTAGCTAATGGTTTTAATCGTATGACCAGAGTAATTTTAACGACTACCCAAGAAGCTCAAAGAAGAGCCGAAGAAACCGAACAGGCAAAAGAGGATCTGCAACGTCAGGTGATTCGACTACTAGATGATGTAGAAGGTGCAGCTAGAGGAGATTTAACTGTACAGGCAACAGTAACTGCTGACGTATTAGGAGCCGTTGCAGATGCCTTTAACTTGACTATTCAAAGTCTGCGAGAAATTGTGCGTCAGGTAAAAGAGGCTGCCGAACAGGTAAACAAAGGTTCTACGGATAGTGAATTATTTGCCCGCAATCAGTCAAGTGAAGCATTACGTATGGCTGAAGAATTGGCTGTTACCCTAAATTCAGTCCAAATGATGACTGAATCAATTGAGCGTGTGGCAGAAAATGCTCGTGAAGCAGAAGAAGTAGCTCGTTCGTCATCAGTAACTGCTCTCAAGGGCGGTAAAGCAGTAGAACGTACTGTATCAGGGATTTTCCAAATTAGAGAAACCGTATCAGAAACAGCCCGCAAAGTTAAGCGGTTAGCGGAAGCATCCCAAGAAATCTCCAAAATTGTTCTCCTGATCTCGCAAATTGCAGAAAGAACCAATCAATTAGCTCTTAATGCGTCAATTCAAGCAGCGAAAGCTGGTGAAGCAGGTCGAGGTTTTGCAGTGGTTGCCGACGAGGTTAGACAGTTAGCCGATAGATCGGCTAAATCTTTGAAAGAGATTGAGCAGATCGTACTCCAAATTCAAAGCGAAACTGGATCGGTGATGACTGCTATGGAAGAAGGCATTCAAGAGGTAATTGACGTAACAGATAGAGCTGAACAGGCGAAAACAGCTTTAGAAGATATTATTCAGGTATCTAACCGCATTGATACTCTAGTACGCTCTATTACTGCTGATACCGTTGAACAAAGAGAAAATTCTCGTGCTGTAGCACAGGTAATGCAATCAGTGGAATTAACCGCGCAAGCTACTTCCCAGGAATCACAGAGGGTTGGTGGAGCCTTACAAAGTCTGGTTGGCATTGCTCGTGGTCTTCTGTCTTCTGTAGAAAGATTCCGTATCGATAAAGGCGAAGAATAA
- the pdhA gene encoding pyruvate dehydrogenase (acetyl-transferring) E1 component subunit alpha, which yields MCAERTLPKFDATSVKITKEEGFILYEDMVLGRLFEDKCAEMYYRGKMFGFVHLYNGQEAVSTGIVKALRPQGDFVSSTYRDHVHALSSGVPAKEVMAELFGKETGCSKGRGGSMHMFSSEHGLLGGYAFVAEGIPVATGAAFQSKYRREAMGDENSDAVTVCFFGDGASNNGQFFECLNMAALWKLPIIYVVENNKWAIGMAHDRATSQPEIYKKASVFNMAGYEVDGMDVLAVNTLAKEAVKRARAGEGPTLIEALTYRYRGHSLADPDELRDPTEKEFWGQRDPIKKFADYMIKNNLASAAELKKIDDRVAAIIDEAVKFAESSPEPSPQDLHRYIFAED from the coding sequence ATGTGTGCTGAAAGAACCTTACCTAAATTTGATGCTACTTCTGTCAAGATTACGAAAGAAGAAGGATTTATCCTTTATGAGGATATGGTTTTAGGACGCTTATTTGAAGATAAGTGTGCTGAAATGTATTATCGAGGCAAAATGTTCGGTTTTGTCCACCTCTATAATGGTCAGGAAGCGGTTTCGACCGGTATAGTCAAAGCTCTACGTCCTCAAGGTGATTTTGTCAGTAGCACTTACCGCGATCATGTTCATGCCCTCAGTTCTGGTGTTCCTGCCAAAGAAGTTATGGCAGAGCTATTTGGTAAAGAGACAGGATGTAGCAAAGGTCGTGGTGGTTCGATGCATATGTTTTCCTCTGAACATGGACTTTTGGGGGGTTATGCTTTTGTCGCTGAAGGCATTCCGGTTGCTACTGGTGCAGCTTTTCAGAGTAAATATCGCCGTGAAGCAATGGGAGATGAAAATTCTGATGCTGTTACGGTTTGCTTTTTTGGTGACGGTGCTAGTAATAACGGCCAGTTTTTTGAATGCTTGAATATGGCAGCTCTCTGGAAATTACCAATTATCTATGTAGTAGAAAACAATAAATGGGCAATTGGTATGGCTCATGATCGCGCTACTTCTCAACCAGAAATCTACAAAAAAGCCAGTGTATTTAATATGGCAGGTTATGAAGTCGATGGCATGGATGTCTTGGCAGTCAACACTTTAGCCAAAGAAGCTGTAAAACGTGCTCGTGCAGGAGAAGGACCAACTTTAATTGAAGCTTTAACCTATCGCTACCGTGGACATTCTCTAGCCGATCCAGATGAATTGCGTGACCCTACAGAAAAAGAATTTTGGGGACAGCGCGATCCAATCAAAAAATTTGCTGATTATATGATCAAAAATAATTTAGCTTCAGCAGCAGAATTAAAAAAAATTGATGATCGGGTTGCCGCAATAATTGACGAAGCGGTGAAATTTGCTGAAAGCAGTCCCGAACCTAGTCCCCAAGATTTACATCGCTATATATTTGCCGAAGACTAA
- a CDS encoding AarF/ABC1/UbiB kinase family protein, with protein MNYTQLESSSSLHYDPQVIASQYRFRPWQVIWRSLAVIWLFGNFILHLFWDKWTNREEINQPKRARELRQILTKLGPTYIKVGQALSTRPDLIRKDFLDELIKLQDQLPPFDNQIAFNIIESELGRSIDEVYHKFSPNPIAAASLGQVYKAVLHTGEDVAVKVQRPNLRPKLSLDLYLMRILAGWIEPWLPLNLGHDLTLIVDEFGTKLFEEIDYLNEARNAEKFALNFDGDPEVKVPVIYNQYSGNRILTLEWIDGIKLTDLDKLAAAGLDADNLIRIGVTSGLRQLLEYGFFHADPHPGNLFATLDGRMAYIDFGMMDQLNESMKETIASAVVQLINRDYQGLAEDFVNLGFLTPDTNIQPIIPALEKVLGNALGASVGDFNFRTITDEFSELMYEYPFRLPAKFALIIRSLITQEGLALSLNPNFKIVEVSYPYVSQRLLTGESPQLRRRLLDVLIQDGKFQWSRLENMIAIASSDDSFDLLPTARLGLQYLLSEEGKYLRQQLLIALTEGDRLHTDEVQRLWSLIQDDIKPKKILDLAFNTFRQISVDSVAAIVPSATSSR; from the coding sequence ATGAATTATACCCAGCTAGAATCTAGTTCTTCTCTACACTACGATCCCCAGGTAATCGCCTCTCAGTATCGCTTCAGACCTTGGCAGGTAATTTGGCGATCGCTTGCTGTTATCTGGTTATTTGGGAATTTTATTTTGCACCTTTTCTGGGATAAATGGACAAATCGAGAAGAGATTAATCAACCAAAGCGGGCTCGAGAATTACGTCAAATTCTGACCAAGCTGGGACCTACATATATCAAAGTCGGACAGGCACTTTCTACCAGACCAGATCTAATTCGTAAAGATTTTCTAGATGAGCTGATTAAGCTTCAGGATCAGTTACCACCATTTGATAACCAAATTGCTTTTAACATTATTGAATCAGAGTTAGGTCGTTCCATCGACGAAGTTTATCATAAATTTTCGCCTAATCCCATCGCCGCAGCTAGTCTGGGTCAAGTATATAAAGCGGTTTTACATACTGGAGAAGATGTCGCGGTGAAAGTCCAGCGACCTAATTTACGACCAAAGCTCTCCCTCGACCTGTATCTGATGAGAATCCTAGCTGGCTGGATAGAACCTTGGCTACCATTAAATTTAGGTCATGACTTAACCTTAATCGTCGATGAGTTTGGTACCAAACTATTTGAAGAGATAGATTATCTCAACGAAGCTAGGAATGCGGAAAAATTTGCCCTCAATTTTGACGGTGATCCAGAAGTAAAAGTCCCAGTTATCTACAATCAGTATAGCGGTAATCGAATTTTAACTCTAGAGTGGATTGACGGTATTAAGTTGACCGATCTAGATAAATTAGCCGCAGCAGGTTTAGATGCCGACAATCTGATTAGAATTGGTGTTACTTCAGGCTTACGTCAATTGTTAGAATATGGTTTTTTTCATGCCGATCCTCATCCTGGTAATCTGTTTGCCACTTTAGATGGTCGAATGGCCTATATTGACTTTGGGATGATGGATCAGCTCAATGAGTCGATGAAGGAAACGATCGCCAGTGCTGTAGTTCAATTAATTAATCGTGATTACCAAGGTTTAGCCGAAGATTTTGTCAATCTGGGTTTTTTGACTCCCGACACCAATATTCAACCGATTATTCCTGCATTAGAAAAAGTATTAGGTAATGCCTTAGGTGCAAGCGTTGGTGATTTTAATTTCAGAACCATCACCGATGAGTTTTCCGAATTAATGTATGAATATCCCTTCCGCCTACCGGCAAAATTTGCTTTAATTATTCGTTCTTTAATTACCCAAGAAGGATTAGCCCTAAGTCTTAATCCTAACTTTAAAATTGTAGAAGTCTCCTATCCATATGTGTCTCAAAGATTATTGACAGGGGAATCACCACAATTGAGAAGACGCTTACTAGATGTTTTAATTCAAGATGGTAAATTCCAGTGGTCAAGATTAGAAAACATGATCGCGATCGCCAGCTCCGATGATAGCTTTGATCTATTACCCACTGCCCGCTTGGGATTGCAGTATCTTCTCTCAGAAGAAGGTAAGTATTTGCGTCAACAGTTACTAATTGCTTTGACTGAAGGCGATCGTTTACATACTGACGAAGTACAGCGGCTTTGGAGTTTAATTCAAGATGATATCAAACCGAAAAAAATATTGGATCTGGCTTTTAATACCTTTCGTCAAATTTCTGTAGATAGTGTAGCGGCAATAGTTCCCTCTGCTACTAGTTCAAGATAA
- a CDS encoding TrkH family potassium uptake protein has product MLLERKKTNRYSQFLRQRYRAILGYTGLICAIAGVVMLSPLLALIFYPEEIGLAWGFALPGIFLTVVGGLLWRFLVPKKVISLSLSEGSVIVVLAWLLAIAFGTIPFMLIQGLNFPQAAFESTSGWTTTGLSVVDVTQASRLILLYRSNIELAGGGGFAIIALSAISGLSGAGLTSAEGRSEQLAPNVRRSAKLVLSIYSGYAVVGILALWLAGMGWFDAVNHSFAALSTGGFSTRTDSIGYWDSPAVEAVTIVLMILGTLNFLTSYFLLRGKFKPVVRNGEVRLMALVIPLCAVIVFFGVAVNLYETMGKSVRVAIFEMITALSTTGFSTVGYGDWNSLGWTILIILMLIGGGTGATAGGIKQFRIYALYRALLWEVKRMLQPKNTVTEPDYWQGDRRSFLDDSQIRTIALFVFLYFLVFFVGVIITAAYGNSLPDSLFEYASSLSTVGLSIGVTSSDAPVGLIWTQIVGMFLGRLEFFTVFVGIIRLFKDLPAVFFGK; this is encoded by the coding sequence ATGCTACTCGAAAGGAAAAAAACAAATCGCTACAGTCAGTTTTTACGTCAGCGTTATCGAGCAATTTTGGGCTATACGGGTTTAATCTGTGCGATCGCAGGAGTAGTTATGCTTTCTCCTTTATTAGCACTAATTTTCTATCCTGAAGAGATTGGTTTAGCTTGGGGGTTTGCTTTACCAGGAATTTTTTTGACTGTCGTGGGTGGCCTATTGTGGCGGTTTCTGGTACCGAAAAAAGTAATTAGTCTTTCATTGTCAGAAGGTTCGGTAATTGTAGTCTTAGCCTGGTTATTGGCGATCGCTTTTGGCACAATTCCTTTTATGCTAATTCAAGGGTTAAACTTTCCCCAAGCAGCCTTTGAATCCACTAGCGGTTGGACAACTACGGGATTATCGGTAGTAGATGTTACTCAAGCTTCTCGTCTTATTTTGCTTTATCGCAGTAATATCGAACTTGCTGGGGGTGGTGGATTTGCTATTATTGCTCTCAGTGCCATTTCTGGGCTTTCGGGGGCAGGATTAACCTCAGCAGAAGGTCGAAGCGAACAACTTGCACCTAACGTCAGGCGCTCGGCTAAATTAGTTTTAAGTATTTATTCGGGTTATGCCGTAGTCGGAATTTTGGCACTGTGGCTTGCGGGCATGGGATGGTTTGATGCGGTCAATCATTCGTTTGCTGCTTTATCTACAGGTGGTTTTTCTACCCGTACTGATTCTATTGGCTATTGGGATTCCCCTGCCGTTGAAGCCGTCACTATTGTATTAATGATTCTGGGTACGCTTAATTTTCTAACTAGCTATTTCTTATTAAGAGGCAAATTTAAACCTGTAGTCCGTAATGGCGAAGTAAGATTGATGGCTTTAGTGATACCGTTATGCGCTGTAATCGTATTTTTCGGTGTTGCAGTTAATCTTTATGAAACTATGGGGAAAAGCGTCAGAGTAGCTATTTTTGAGATGATTACGGCTCTTTCTACCACAGGTTTTTCCACTGTTGGTTATGGCGATTGGAATAGTTTGGGCTGGACTATTTTAATTATTTTAATGCTAATTGGTGGTGGTACGGGGGCAACCGCAGGAGGAATCAAACAGTTTCGTATCTATGCGCTGTATAGAGCTTTGTTGTGGGAGGTGAAACGAATGTTACAGCCTAAAAATACCGTTACCGAACCCGATTATTGGCAGGGCGATCGCCGTAGTTTTCTGGATGACAGTCAAATTCGCACTATTGCTCTGTTCGTCTTCTTATATTTTTTGGTATTTTTCGTCGGTGTGATAATTACCGCAGCTTATGGTAACTCTCTTCCCGATAGCTTATTTGAATATGCCAGCAGTCTTAGCACTGTGGGACTTTCGATTGGCGTAACTTCATCTGATGCACCTGTAGGGTTAATCTGGACACAAATCGTCGGTATGTTTTTAGGGCGTTTGGAGTTTTTTACTGTTTTTGTAGGTATTATTCGTTTGTTTAAAGATTTGCCTGCTGTTTTCTTTGGCAAGTAG
- a CDS encoding NAD-binding protein, translated as MKIILIGGSKLAYFLAKQFASKNYYTTIINENYQEAKSLSRSLKATVIHGQGSDPATLSEAGAYQADVVLSLTTEDEDNLIACQIAQKEYGVPRTIALVNDPENQQIFEKLGITVAFSATQIIASLIEQQTASSDIQNLLPIAEGKVNVTEIALEQDNPVVGKTIDELQLPNGTLIACILRQGEVIVPSGENSLQSLDRLVVIGQPESYGQLMRLLCNE; from the coding sequence ATGAAAATTATTCTCATTGGTGGCAGCAAGCTAGCTTATTTTTTAGCTAAACAATTTGCCAGTAAGAATTACTACACGACAATTATTAATGAAAACTATCAAGAGGCGAAGAGTTTATCGCGATCGCTAAAGGCAACAGTAATTCACGGACAAGGTAGTGACCCTGCTACTCTATCTGAGGCCGGAGCATATCAAGCTGATGTGGTTTTATCTCTGACTACTGAGGATGAGGATAACCTGATTGCCTGTCAAATAGCCCAAAAAGAGTATGGTGTACCTCGCACAATTGCTTTAGTCAATGATCCTGAAAATCAGCAAATCTTTGAAAAGCTTGGTATTACTGTAGCTTTTTCCGCTACCCAAATTATCGCTAGCCTCATCGAACAGCAAACTGCTTCCAGTGACATACAAAACTTATTACCCATAGCAGAAGGGAAAGTTAACGTTACCGAAATTGCTTTAGAACAAGATAATCCAGTGGTAGGTAAAACTATAGATGAGTTGCAGCTACCAAACGGGACTTTAATTGCCTGTATTTTGCGACAGGGGGAGGTGATTGTTCCAAGTGGCGAAAACAGCTTACAAAGTCTCGATCGCTTAGTTGTTATTGGTCAACCAGAGAGTTACGGACAGTTGATGCGTTTGCTTTGTAATGAATAA
- a CDS encoding DUF1993 domain-containing protein: MQNQNIDSLRTLFQSRLATLEHLLKLAQTHFVDDESFLQKRIATDMFPFGTQIAFTCNQPRNFALWCDGQPANNLDPEVISLAQAYEHIANTNELLLGINIKDEKLAEVTRIDLGESLYVELSGSDYVNEFLIPNFYFHMVTAYDILRMIGIPIGKRDYMMHLVPLVKKE, encoded by the coding sequence ATGCAAAATCAGAATATAGATTCGCTCCGAACCCTCTTCCAAAGTCGTTTAGCAACTCTCGAGCATCTTTTGAAGTTAGCTCAGACTCATTTTGTTGATGATGAGTCATTCCTTCAAAAGCGTATTGCAACTGATATGTTTCCTTTCGGTACACAGATTGCTTTCACTTGCAATCAACCACGTAACTTCGCTCTCTGGTGTGATGGCCAACCTGCAAATAATCTAGATCCAGAGGTTATATCTCTCGCACAAGCATACGAGCACATAGCAAACACCAATGAACTTCTTTTGGGCATTAATATCAAAGATGAAAAGCTAGCTGAGGTCACGCGCATTGACTTAGGCGAGAGTCTTTACGTCGAGCTATCTGGTAGCGATTATGTGAACGAATTTTTAATTCCCAACTTTTACTTCCATATGGTCACGGCTTACGACATTCTTCGCATGATTGGCATACCAATTGGAAAACGAGATTATATGATGCACCTAGTACCATTAGTCAAAAAAGAATGA
- a CDS encoding Uma2 family endonuclease, with the protein MVQLVRQTLSFDEFNLRYGDDSRYELIDGELIEMEPTGLHEQVAAFISRKLNVEIDRSSLDYFIPHRCLIKLLGTETAFRPDIIVLERTQLENEPLWQQEPIITFGSSIKLVIEVVSTNWQNDYARKFEDYAVLDIPEYWIVDYLGVGGREYLGKPKQPTITICTLENEEYQRHLFRDSKLLVSPTFPELQLTPKQIFDFV; encoded by the coding sequence ATGGTTCAATTAGTCAGACAAACCCTGAGTTTTGATGAATTTAATCTTCGCTATGGAGACGATAGTCGCTATGAGTTAATTGACGGAGAATTAATTGAGATGGAACCGACTGGACTACACGAACAGGTTGCTGCTTTTATCAGTCGCAAGTTGAACGTCGAAATTGATCGCTCCAGTCTCGATTATTTTATTCCTCATCGTTGTCTAATAAAACTATTAGGAACAGAAACTGCATTCCGTCCCGACATTATTGTTTTAGAGCGAACTCAGTTAGAAAACGAACCTTTGTGGCAACAAGAACCAATAATTACTTTTGGTAGTTCGATTAAGCTAGTTATAGAAGTAGTTAGTACTAATTGGCAGAACGATTATGCTCGTAAGTTTGAAGATTATGCTGTACTAGATATTCCTGAATATTGGATCGTAGATTATTTAGGTGTTGGAGGTAGAGAGTATCTCGGTAAACCTAAACAACCTACTATCACTATTTGTACTTTAGAGAATGAGGAATATCAAAGACACTTATTTCGAGATAGTAAGCTTCTCGTATCTCCTACTTTTCCAGAATTACAACTTACTCCAAAACAAATTTTTGATTTTGTATAA
- a CDS encoding TrkA family potassium uptake protein, translating to MTSQYIVVVGCGRLGSILASRLSSQGNSVVVIDPYENSFNNLSGDFSGFQITGDASEIEILRSAKADQADCLLAVTDKDNINLMVAQVAKNIFQISTVLARVFDPAREKIYRDFGIATISPTKLSADAFMANLPS from the coding sequence ATGACATCTCAATACATAGTGGTAGTAGGGTGTGGGCGTTTGGGGTCAATTTTAGCTTCTCGCCTCAGCAGTCAGGGTAATAGCGTAGTGGTAATCGATCCTTATGAGAATTCGTTTAATAATTTGAGTGGTGATTTTAGCGGATTTCAGATTACTGGTGATGCTTCCGAAATCGAAATATTACGCAGTGCCAAAGCGGATCAAGCAGACTGTTTACTTGCCGTTACTGACAAAGACAATATTAATTTGATGGTGGCACAGGTAGCAAAAAATATCTTTCAAATTTCTACTGTCTTAGCGCGAGTTTTTGACCCTGCTAGAGAAAAGATTTATCGTGACTTTGGAATTGCTACCATCAGCCCAACAAAACTTTCTGCTGATGCTTTTATGGCTAATCTTCCTAGCTAA